A DNA window from Hordeum vulgare subsp. vulgare chromosome 1H, MorexV3_pseudomolecules_assembly, whole genome shotgun sequence contains the following coding sequences:
- the LOC123399523 gene encoding 7-hydroxymethyl chlorophyll a reductase, chloroplastic, translating into MPSSKICVRASSSEARASVGFVEAEMGVFRPGGGGAVVCGPVNFSLLRPNCFFGRRLHSFVWTEACSPPATSQTNLIVVHERLQPLLPAMIAMAARCFFYFSPKPRPSFTTRCSSSSPPPPGGKGGKGKALREDWREKSRPIPPGGVYPAKDKCSNCGLCDTYYIAHVNNACAFLGDGMSRVEDLEPVVHGRGRKDTMDEMYYGVHEQLLYARKTEPVQGAQWTGIITTIAVEMLKANMVDAVVCVQSDPDDRFAPRPVLARTPEEVIAAKGVKPTLSPNLNTLALVEAAGVKRLLFCGVGCQVQALRSVEKYLGLEKLYVLGTNCVDNGTREGLDKFLNAASSEPETVLHYEFMQDYKVHLKHLDGHIEEVPYFSLPANDLVDVIAPSCYSCFDYTNGLADLVVGYMGVPKYSGVSMTQHPQYITVRNERGREMLSLVEGLLESTPTVSSGARQPFVMETVKADDAAKMGKGPSNPAPIFVGNIIAFLLNLIGPKGLEFGRYSLDYHTIRNYLYVNRAWGSSRAEQHMPSYAKKIVEAYNKDGRIDSMLQQNK; encoded by the exons atgccctcctccaagatctgcgtgCGAGCGTCCTCCAGCGAGGCTCGTGCATCGGTGGGGTTTGTGGAGGCGGagatgggcgtcttcaggccg ggaggaggaggagcggtaGTCTGCGGCCCAGTTAACTTCAGCCTACTGAGGCCCAATTGTTTCTTCGGCCGTCGTCTGCATTCGTTTGTGTGGACGGAAGCGTGTAGCCCGCCCGCGACGAGTCAGACAAATCTTATCGTCGTCCACGAGCGGCTCCAGCCTCTCCTGCCTGCCATGATCGCCATGGCCGCGCGctgcttcttctacttctcccctAAACCCCGCCCCTCCTTCACcacacggtgctcctcctcctccccgccaCCACCAG GGGGGAAGGGAGGAAAGGGGAAGGCGCTGAGGGAGGACTGGCGAGAGAAATCCAGGCCCATCCCTCCCGGGGGCGTCTACCCGGCCAAGGACAAGTGCAGCAACTGCGGCCTCTGCGACACCTACTACATCGCCCATGTCAACAACGCCTGCGCCTTCCTCGGGGACGGCATGTCCCGCGTCGAG GATCTGGAACCAGTGGTCCATGGGAGGGGCAGGAAGGATACCATGGACGAAATGTACTACGGGGTGCACGAGCAGCTCCTGTATGCCAGGAAAACGGAACCTGTTCAAG GAGCCCAGTGGACAGGAATAATCACAACAATCGCAGTTGAGATGCTGAAAGCAAATATGGTTGATGCCGTGGTTTGTGTACAAAG TGATCCAGACGATAGGTTCGCCCCGAGGCCTGTTTTAGCCAG GACCCCAGAAGAAGTGATTGCAGCCAAAGGTGTCAAGCCAACATTATCGCCTAATCTCAATACACTAGCCTTAGTGGAG GCAGCTGGTGTAAAGCGTCTTCTCTTTTGTGGTGTCGGTTGTCAAGTGCAAG CTTTGAGATCTGTAGAGAAGTACCTTGGCTTGGAAAAGCTTTATGTGCTCGGCACGAACTGTG TGGACAATGGTACTCGTGAAGGACTTGATAAATTTTTGAATGCTGCAAGCAGTGAACCAGAAACTGTTCTACATTACGAATTTATGCAAGACTACAAG GTTCACTTAAAACATTTGGATGGGCATATAGAAGAG GTGCCTTATTTTTCCCTGCCAGCCAATGATTTGGTTGATGTCATTGCACCATCATGCTAcag CTGCTTTGACTACACAAATGGCTTGGCG GATTTAGTGGTGGGCTATATGGGAGTACCGAAATATTCTGGCGTTTCTATGACTCAGCACCCTCAATATATTACAGTCAG GAACGAGCGAGGGAGGGAGATGCTCAGCCTGGTAGAGGGCCTTTTGGAGAGCACGCCAACAGTCAGCAGT GGCGCTAGGCAACCATTTGTGATGGAgacagtgaaagctgatgatgctgCGAAAATGG GAAAAGGCCCTTCTAATCCAGCTCCCATATTTGTGGGCAACATCATTGCCTTCCTGCTAAACCTG ATTGGGCCCAAGGGCCTGGAGTTTGGTCGCTACTCTTTGGACTACCACACGATAAGGAACTACCTGTATGTGAACCGGGCATGGGGAAGCTCAAG AGCGGAGCAGCATATGCCATCGTATGCCAAGAAAATCGTGGAGGCGTACAACAAGGATGGACGCATCGACTCGATGCTTCAGCAAAACAAATAG